A region of Kineococcus rhizosphaerae DNA encodes the following proteins:
- a CDS encoding dTDP-4-dehydrorhamnose 3,5-epimerase family protein encodes MKITTTHIEGVAIVELEERADDRGFFARTFCRDEFLAAGLNPAVEQCNLSYNHKAGTLRGMHTQVDPAPEAKLVRCTAGAIQDIIVDLRPDSPTRFQHVAVELTAENRTALYVPEYFAHGYLTLTDGAEVVYQVSQSYTPGTERGLRHDDPDLALPWAREVAVISDKDKSWTLLADGADLS; translated from the coding sequence GTGAAGATCACCACGACCCACATCGAGGGCGTCGCCATCGTCGAGCTCGAGGAGCGCGCGGACGACCGCGGCTTCTTCGCCCGCACGTTCTGCCGCGACGAGTTCCTGGCCGCCGGCCTGAACCCGGCCGTCGAGCAGTGCAACCTGTCCTACAACCACAAGGCCGGGACGCTGCGCGGCATGCACACGCAGGTCGACCCCGCGCCCGAGGCCAAGCTGGTGCGCTGCACCGCCGGTGCGATCCAGGACATCATCGTCGACCTGCGCCCGGACTCGCCCACGCGGTTCCAGCACGTCGCGGTGGAGCTGACCGCCGAGAACCGCACGGCGCTGTACGTGCCGGAGTACTTCGCGCACGGCTACCTGACGCTGACCGACGGCGCCGAGGTCGTCTACCAGGTGTCCCAGAGCTACACCCCGGGCACCGAGCGCGGCCTGCGCCACGACGACCCCGACCTCGCCCTGCCCTGGGCGCGCGAGGTCGCGGTCATCAGCGACAAGGACAAGAGCTGGACCCTCCTGGCGGACGGGGCCGACCTGTCGTGA
- a CDS encoding NAD-dependent epimerase/dehydratase family protein has protein sequence MKIVVTGTEGYLGALLAPTLLESGHSVLGIDTGYYKQGWLYNGVTASVETLAKDIRHVTAEDLAGADAVVHMAELSNDPLGELIPDVTYVVNHKGSVRLAEVAKQAGVQKFVYMSSCSVYGVAEDTVDETSAVNPQTAYAECKALVERDVALLADDDFSPTFMRNATAYGASPRQRFDIVLNNLAGVAWTTGKIAMTSDGSPWRPLVHGLDIAKSIRAVLDAPREAVHNQIFNVGDSEQVYRVREIAEAVGRALPEAEITFGESNNGDNRSYKVNFDKIHSTLEGFRCDWNADKGAQQLVDVFKNIDLDEATFTGRGHTRLKQLEHLIRTGQLDKELFWTVPPTSGIAK, from the coding sequence GTGAAGATCGTCGTCACCGGGACCGAGGGTTACCTCGGTGCCCTGCTCGCCCCCACCCTGCTCGAGTCCGGCCACTCGGTGCTGGGCATCGACACCGGCTACTACAAGCAGGGCTGGCTCTACAACGGTGTCACCGCCTCCGTCGAGACGCTGGCCAAGGACATCCGCCACGTGACCGCCGAGGACCTCGCCGGGGCCGACGCCGTCGTGCACATGGCCGAGCTGTCCAACGACCCGCTGGGCGAGCTCATCCCCGACGTCACCTACGTCGTGAACCACAAGGGCTCGGTGCGCCTCGCCGAGGTCGCCAAGCAGGCCGGCGTGCAGAAGTTCGTCTACATGTCGAGCTGCTCGGTCTACGGCGTGGCCGAGGACACCGTCGACGAGACGTCGGCGGTGAACCCGCAGACCGCCTACGCCGAGTGCAAGGCGCTCGTCGAGCGCGACGTCGCGCTGCTGGCCGACGACGACTTCTCCCCGACGTTCATGCGCAACGCCACCGCGTACGGCGCCTCGCCGCGCCAGCGCTTCGACATCGTGCTGAACAACCTCGCGGGCGTGGCCTGGACCACCGGCAAGATCGCCATGACCTCCGACGGGTCGCCCTGGCGCCCGCTGGTCCACGGCCTGGACATCGCCAAGTCGATCCGCGCCGTCCTCGACGCCCCGCGCGAGGCCGTCCACAACCAGATCTTCAACGTGGGCGACTCCGAGCAGGTCTACCGCGTCCGCGAGATCGCCGAGGCCGTCGGCCGGGCGCTGCCCGAGGCCGAGATCACCTTCGGCGAGTCCAACAACGGCGACAACCGCTCGTACAAGGTGAACTTCGACAAGATCCACTCCACGCTGGAGGGGTTCCGCTGCGACTGGAACGCCGACAAGGGCGCCCAGCAGCTCGTCGACGTCTTCAAGAACATCGACCTCGACGAGGCGACGTTCACGGGCCGCGGGCACACCCGCCTCAAGCAGCTCGAGCACCTCATCCGCACCGGTCAGCTCGACAAGGAGCTGTTCTGGACGGTCCCGCCGACCAGTGGGATCGCCAAGTGA